Within the Arachis duranensis cultivar V14167 chromosome 10, aradu.V14167.gnm2.J7QH, whole genome shotgun sequence genome, the region atgaTATCAccgttatataagtcatttaatgtgaaattacttaatttgcGATTAtcattaatatatgtattgctcataaatatatcaaaatataataattttctaacaatCTTCCACTTggatatacatatatatttttttgagataattacatcttataaattttatgcGCATATCTTAATGTTATTTCCCTGATTACTTTGATAATCTGGTATGTCTCATATATTAGTTATGAAATTACCACCGTTTTTATCACATTACTATCACAATAAAACTACGATGATCGTCTACTAAAATATTCAACCACATAGATAAAATTTGAATGAGAATATTCAGAAATTACATGCAAAAATGATCTCATGCATGCCTATTTTCAACTAGTCCAgcttgaataaaaattatattttattcggTGTGACAGACTCAAATGAAACTACAACAGCAATGCTCGGGCTCATAGCGATGGCGACTAAGTGATGAATCTGTGGAAGAAGACAAGAAGAATTTAAATAGACTcacaaagagagagagagagggaatttTTTATGAAGAAGAAGACTTTGGATGAAGACGATTGAGTTTCTTTTGCATAGTTATAGAGTATGGATTGAAGCTGTGAATAACTGAATCTGTGATGTGAGGCAAATTCTAATACctaaaaagtgtttatatgtatatatcatGGACGGATACACCCTAAACCCGACCATGCCCTGTCCTGAGCAAAATCTACTCCCGACTCGGGTCAAGCTATTACTCTACCCAACCGAGTTTGGATGGGTCAGGTACCCGCACATTCGGGTACTCCTACCAAGTTTAACCAAGTATTAATGCTCTATTTATTAAGGGTTACCGCTAGCCAATGGATTGTTACACACACGGCGAGATTCTAATTTCTAAGAATTATTTAAGCGAACGAGTAAGATGATCACTCaacaaactcaaattaattaagataaatactaattatttttaatattttaatattaaaatcctaaaaatttaattttatttataactttataaaatatttataataataattactatatatattttatttaaattttaataatttttttatataattttataaattattccaTACAGGTACGCAACATACACCAGTTTGCATTAAAATTTCGGCtaatagaaagagaaaaaaaataaatacatgtCACTAGTTTTAACCACAAAATATATCTTAGATTCTATATAGATTATAGAGTGAATCTTTACACTAGTTTTACCCATAAGATAGAAAGAATATAAGGACCACATGATGAAGTATGTTTGAAACATgtattgttgttcttttgattGCTATGCCTAAAAATAAAGGAGAAATAAtatatcattaaaaataaataatcaaattaatttttaaaaaaatattttaattaaatttatcttttaaatatttaaaattagttatgttAGTCTGTTACTTTTATTGTTaatgatattaaaatttgttgatgTAATACATTAAACTGTATTTATTTCTAAGAACAGGATAAGATAGGATACTGCAAACAAGACCTAAAGAACAAGAGCCAAATGAGTAAtagctcaaatggcatagtcaccccatactcaattaagagaTTGCAGGTTCGAGTCTTatatctttggtaaaaaaaaaacctaaagaacaagacacaaaattttgtgttgtattctacaaattataaaaattcaatttattctatttttttcattcaaaaaatttgagatgaaaaatataataataaaaaaataattataaaaaattaacaagaataatgaaaaaaaatttgtatctcTTTTTAGTGTCTCTGTACACATAGTCTCTATCTATGTCTCATCTGTTAACTACAATTTTGTGTCGTCTTGTCTCTATAAACAAACACATCCTTAAATAGCATCACAACACACACCTAGTAATTCTAATTAACtattaacataattaatttataaaattatatcaaattaattgcAAATTGAGGATTTTCAATACCTTGTTCTTCTCTCaattaggttttgatttgatataatttcataaatttattgtgttaatagtcaattaagATTAATAGGAGTTTGTTGTGGTGTCACTTAATAAATcacattaacaaattttaatatctatcaataaaaaaatgacaaaaaaactaacataactcatttaaaatttttaaaaaataaatttaattaaaaaatttttaaaaattaatttaaagaacGAAATTTAGAGACTAATTTGATCATTATTTACTCATATGATCGAAGATCATAATTTACGGATGGGGAAGAACATGATGGGTTGGTAAATGGAGACATGTATATGGAACACACAAAGTACATACATATCATGTTGAGGAGGAGGGTGGAAGAAGTTACCACTAACAGCAGTTGGGTATTTTGTGTTTGCTGATGGTGGTGAATTTTGAGCCACATTGTCTTGTGATCATTTTGTTAAAGGATAATGTtaagtaatcaatttttttagttaatgtcaattaatttttttaaaatatattatttatttaaaattatatatcttaaataataaatatttaattgtaaatcttaaattataaatttaaatattaaaatagactaataataactaattaaaagtTGAAAAGTTTAATTGGAAGTAGTATTGTTAGTTTGTAACATCTTGGTTGGTGCTGTAATGGGTGACAGCCTAAGgtctttgacaaaaaaaaacattcaaTCTGACTCTGAACTTTATTTTTATGGGACTGATTAGcttttgtgttaaaaaaaatcaatgttatttttttgataCAAAAGCtaataatcctaaaaaaaagATCAAAAACTAGGttgggtattttttttaatctcgtTGTCCTTTCAAAATAATTATCAGGTAGAGTATCTACTCACAAACAAATTTATGTAAACGAGTTTAGGTGTAgtttatacataaaaattatttagataaattttaCTTTCTACTCTTACCTTCAACTAAACTTACATTTATTTGGTAATAGTAGTTTGATCATTCATAAAATAAGATGGCctgaatttatatttatatttatatttatagagagaaaaaataaaccaagatagaagagaaaaataaaagagaacaaATCATAATGtatgtaaattaaatttttaataaaacttTAAACCCATAAATTCGAATgtcgatttttttttatcacacaTCTACTAGTTCCACCATATACTATATAAGTTTTTAGGCTAGCATACATAAACATGTGCCTATTAATAATGAgcccataaaaattttgataaaacaaTGTTTGCACTAATAATTCTCACTAAACAAACTCACATAAACCACATTAACAAGAACAATCCAAATGCATGTGAACATAATAGTGGAAGAGGCAGAGTATTGAGAAGGTGCTGATGGGGATGCAGTTGCAAGAATGGGGGCAGGTTGGTCTTTTCTCTCATCTTTGGCAACAACGTTGATGGCAACTCTCATTTGATGGAAGCAGTATCCTCCGCTGGAGAGGAAGTAGTAGGCCCTCGGCTCCGTCAAATGGACCACGTCGCGGCCGCCACGTGTCACGTTCTTAATGAAATCTCTGTCTATGCATTTCTCGTAACTTGTCTTGTTCACTTCCAGAACGTTGTAGTATCGCTTGTCAAAATAGAATACTATTTGATTTTGttaaaagatatttaataaaaaaatggttagttaatatttaataacaatACTTAATTAGTTGAATGTTAATAATGCAAGACAAATTAACTAGTGTTATaatgtattaaaataattagcatGTCAGACgcataaaatatatcaaattctcTGCTctattgatcctaattatatatGTGGCGATTTGGTTCGTGCTTTTGTGACAGTTTTCTAAAATGATTTGCAACAGTTAAAAAAAGAGtcgtaaaatatttttgtgtgtaTCTCATGCAtgcatttttttttggtatGGAAAGTTAAAGTAGCATTATTCTTATCGTTTTCAAAGGGAGATTCTTATTTTCCCTTTTATTCATCCTTCTGCTGTTGTGATTTTGTGTTTCTCTTGACTCAATGactttaactttttatctttttatctcttgaaagtaacaaataaattcctaaaaatttaggctaaaaaaaatacaataaaattttctagaataataaatatagccatattatttttaaattaattcttataattagaataaaaaattttaatttaaattaacttGTTTATGTTtactattataaataatttcattAGTACTTTTTAAAAACAATCCCGCTACGTTACCAACATCATGTCTGTCAatttctgccaactcttatttctAACTGTGTTTAATGGAAGTATCTTtgtggatgtgtctaataaaaatgtcttttttatggctgtgtttaataaaaatgtctttatagatatattttctggatgtgtctctttatatatatgtttaaaatataataattaactaTTGTTGGTAATAAGTTGGCAGATAATATGTTGGTaccctatacttttctttttaaaaaaaattaatttatttaaaatatataaatttttaaaagtttatttctcattttactcttttcttttttactaaTAAGTTATGAATGcactttattatttaaatactaTGTTTTATTGGAATGTAGAGTGCATTTTGCTATTCTAGGCTTTTTATCTAATCatcaattctttaatttttagttttaatttcttGATCAGGAGTTACCTAATTTCTTGCATATATGCAACACCACTTAAATAGCAATGTTTTCTGAATATACCAAAAAGTAAAAGGGTaacctatttttctttttcttctccctttAATAAATATGAGTGGCAGCCTTACTTAGCTTGGCCAATACTCCAGTCCCAAAGTTCatgaaattattatatata harbors:
- the LOC107471171 gene encoding lamin-like protein isoform X2, producing MMEKLRFDKMVAVAVAAVVAVTAMVVMGEDLHRVGGSKGWRPDVNYSDWFAHEKTVYVGDWLIFYFDKRYYNVLEVNKTSYEKCIDRDFIKNVTRGGRDVVHLTEPRAYYFLSSGGYCFHQMRVAINVVAKDERKDQPAPILATASPSAPSQYSASSTIMFTCIWIVLVNVVYVSLFSENY
- the LOC107471171 gene encoding lamin-like protein isoform X1, with protein sequence MLVCLGREEMMEKLRFDKMVAVAVAAVVAVTAMVVMGEDLHRVGGSKGWRPDVNYSDWFAHEKTVYVGDWLIFYFDKRYYNVLEVNKTSYEKCIDRDFIKNVTRGGRDVVHLTEPRAYYFLSSGGYCFHQMRVAINVVAKDERKDQPAPILATASPSAPSQYSASSTIMFTCIWIVLVNVVYVSLFSENY